From the Sphingomonas aliaeris genome, one window contains:
- a CDS encoding response regulator: MRTPDRNGGERNKEGREYVERVLIADDHPMVRDGLRTVIAVAFDRCELFEASSLEEATSVIEREGDFDLVLLDLNMPGATGFSGLIELRERFPSVPVVIVSAAQERGLARAALAAGAAGFVPKSLRRSAIVDALKQVLAGNIYAPEIEEGELAANAEDTEILRRIDSLTPQQKVVLRLVVAGKLNKQIAYDLDVSMTTVKAHVSAILSKLKVFSRTQAVILVNKVNFGAS, from the coding sequence ATACGCACGCCCGATCGGAACGGGGGCGAGCGCAACAAAGAGGGTCGCGAATACGTGGAACGGGTGCTGATTGCCGACGATCATCCGATGGTGCGCGACGGGCTGCGTACGGTGATCGCGGTGGCGTTCGACCGCTGCGAATTGTTCGAGGCATCCTCGCTCGAGGAAGCGACTTCGGTGATCGAGCGCGAGGGCGATTTTGATCTCGTCCTGCTCGATCTCAACATGCCTGGCGCTACCGGCTTTTCCGGGCTGATCGAACTGCGCGAGCGGTTTCCGTCGGTACCGGTAGTGATCGTCTCCGCGGCGCAGGAACGCGGCCTAGCGCGCGCCGCGCTGGCCGCCGGCGCGGCGGGGTTCGTCCCCAAATCGCTCCGCCGCAGCGCGATCGTCGACGCGCTGAAGCAGGTTCTTGCCGGCAACATCTACGCGCCGGAAATCGAGGAAGGCGAGCTGGCCGCCAATGCCGAGGATACGGAGATCCTGCGCCGCATCGACTCGCTGACGCCGCAGCAGAAAGTCGTGCTGCGCCTGGTCGTGGCGGGGAAGCTCAACAAGCAGATCGCCTACGATCTCGACGTATCGATGACGACGGTGAAGGCGCACGTCTCCGCGATCCTGTCGAAGCTCAAGGTGTTCAGCCGCACGCAGGCGGTGATCCTCGTCAACAAGGTGAATTTCGGGGCGTCCTAA
- a CDS encoding FIST N-terminal domain-containing protein gives MTQDDETAIRTASTSIDDPVQAARALFRELDPPTLAGVLLFCSSRYRLDALAAAITDCTEGLTVIGCTSSGEITPEGIAEGTITAIGFPASHFTLNAMRFEDLDHFDEDEAQCSVRALVAAARETSRALGEQLHRAAIFLVDGLSHREEMLTVTVQDALGEIPLIGGSSGDGLDFKETFVFHDGAFRRDAALVAILSSTRPMKVFRSQHYQPGTVKMVITGADPVGRVVSEINAEPAAAEYARLTGVTVDQLGIGVFSSRPPMVRAGGQYYVRSIQSANADGSLTFYCAIDEGVVLTLGEGRDIVAGLETLFADLDAQVGGIDRIIGFDCVLNKVEVEQHQLTRRVSQMYVEQRVTGFNTYGEQFHALHVNQTFSGLAIGK, from the coding sequence ATGACCCAGGACGACGAAACGGCGATCCGCACCGCCTCGACCAGCATCGACGATCCGGTGCAGGCGGCGCGCGCGCTGTTCCGCGAACTCGATCCGCCGACGCTCGCCGGCGTGCTGCTGTTCTGCTCCAGCCGCTACCGGCTCGACGCCCTTGCCGCTGCGATCACCGATTGTACCGAGGGGCTGACGGTGATCGGCTGTACCTCGTCGGGCGAGATCACGCCCGAGGGGATCGCCGAGGGCACGATCACCGCAATCGGCTTTCCGGCCAGCCACTTCACGCTGAACGCGATGCGCTTCGAGGATCTCGATCATTTTGACGAGGACGAGGCGCAATGCTCGGTCCGCGCGCTCGTCGCCGCCGCGCGCGAGACCTCGCGCGCGCTTGGCGAACAGCTACACCGCGCGGCGATCTTTCTGGTCGATGGCCTGTCGCACCGCGAGGAGATGCTGACCGTCACGGTGCAGGATGCGCTCGGCGAGATACCGCTGATCGGCGGATCCTCGGGCGACGGGCTCGATTTCAAGGAGACGTTCGTTTTCCATGACGGGGCGTTCCGGCGCGATGCCGCCCTGGTGGCGATCCTCTCCTCGACCCGGCCGATGAAAGTGTTCCGATCGCAGCATTATCAGCCCGGTACGGTCAAGATGGTGATCACCGGGGCCGATCCGGTCGGCCGCGTGGTCAGCGAGATCAACGCCGAGCCCGCTGCGGCGGAATATGCCCGGTTGACCGGGGTGACGGTCGATCAACTGGGTATCGGCGTCTTTTCGTCGCGCCCGCCGATGGTGCGCGCGGGCGGTCAATATTATGTGCGCTCGATCCAGAGCGCCAATGCGGACGGCAGCCTGACCTTTTATTGTGCGATCGACGAGGGCGTCGTGCTGACGCTGGGCGAGGGGCGCGATATCGTCGCGGGGTTGGAGACGCTGTTCGCCGATCTCGACGCCCAAGTCGGTGGGATCGACCGCATCATCGGCTTCGATTGCGTGCTCAACAAGGTCGAGGTCGAGCAGCACCAGCTCACCCGGCGCGTGTCGCAAATGTACGTCGAGCAACGCGTTACAGGGTTCAACACCTATGGCGAGCAATTCCACGCGCTGCACGTCAACCAGACGTTCAGCGGCCTGGCGATAGGGAAGTGA
- a CDS encoding substrate-binding periplasmic protein gives MSFTRRNVLAGIGAAIALPAIPLRAASLDKVKAAGVLHVGVYRDFEPWAWMDGDTPRGIDVELGQALAAKIGVKAQIRDYLAGEDVDEDMRIIVWKGPATGGQLSDVMMHVPYDRAFALRNEEVVIVAPYYREGFALACGKEVDCELPPPQFKGRKLVAELDSIPDFYLSGSFGGVLRGDVQHVPSGMAALGQVRDGKSDVAMATRAQVEHAMVGVDPDAMRARKGPLPALTSPGWDIALAVKDNSRDLGDTLESVMGDLKKDGTVAAILKKYGVAPRDPIAS, from the coding sequence ATGAGCTTCACGCGTCGTAACGTGCTCGCCGGCATCGGCGCGGCGATCGCCCTGCCCGCCATCCCGCTTCGCGCCGCGTCGCTGGACAAGGTAAAGGCGGCGGGCGTGCTGCACGTCGGCGTGTACCGCGATTTCGAGCCTTGGGCATGGATGGACGGCGACACGCCGCGCGGGATCGACGTCGAACTGGGCCAGGCATTGGCCGCGAAAATCGGCGTTAAGGCGCAAATCCGCGACTATCTCGCTGGCGAGGACGTGGACGAAGATATGCGCATCATCGTGTGGAAGGGGCCGGCTACCGGCGGGCAACTTAGCGACGTGATGATGCACGTGCCGTACGACCGCGCGTTCGCGCTGCGCAACGAAGAGGTCGTGATCGTCGCGCCTTATTACCGCGAAGGCTTCGCGCTGGCATGCGGCAAGGAGGTCGATTGCGAACTACCGCCGCCGCAATTCAAGGGGCGCAAACTGGTCGCGGAACTCGATTCAATCCCCGATTTCTACCTCAGCGGATCGTTCGGCGGCGTGCTGCGCGGCGACGTGCAGCATGTGCCGAGCGGCATGGCGGCTTTGGGTCAGGTCCGCGACGGCAAGAGCGATGTCGCGATGGCGACGCGTGCGCAGGTCGAACATGCGATGGTCGGCGTCGATCCCGATGCGATGCGCGCCCGCAAAGGGCCGCTGCCGGCACTGACCAGCCCCGGCTGGGACATCGCGCTGGCGGTCAAAGACAATAGCCGCGATCTTGGCGACACGCTCGAGAGCGTGATGGGCGATCTGAAGAAGGACGGCACGGTCGCGGCGATCCTGAAAAAATACGGCGTCGCGCCGCGCGATCCGATCGCGTCCTGA
- a CDS encoding PQQ-dependent catabolism-associated beta-propeller protein yields MLRILLPLALLIPAAAQAETIYVSNEKGNSITVIDGATLAVTATWPVGRRARGIQISNDGKFLYLCASDDNAVQVIDTATGKVVADLPSGEDPEQIGLSPDGKTLFATNERDNILTAIDIATRAVLFQVPVGEEPEGVAVSPDGKTAVSTSETDSAIDWVDIASKKVIAETPVGDRPRHVEFTRDGRFLWASSEIGGNVAIIDTATHKIVKTIEFKIDNVFQDKVLPVGIRFTPDQKLAVVALGRADHIAIVDVASAKVLSYVPVGRRVWHVGIGTGGSGEGTRVFTANGLSDNVSVVDIASPKVVATIPAGRAPWGVAIRP; encoded by the coding sequence ATGCTTAGAATCCTGCTCCCGCTCGCCCTGTTGATCCCCGCCGCAGCGCAGGCCGAGACGATCTACGTCTCGAACGAGAAGGGCAACAGCATCACCGTGATCGACGGCGCGACGCTCGCCGTCACCGCGACCTGGCCGGTCGGGCGGCGTGCACGCGGCATCCAGATATCGAACGACGGGAAGTTCCTCTATCTCTGCGCGAGCGACGACAATGCCGTGCAGGTGATCGACACCGCGACCGGCAAGGTCGTCGCCGACCTGCCCTCGGGCGAGGACCCTGAGCAGATCGGCCTGTCGCCCGACGGCAAGACCCTGTTCGCGACCAACGAGCGCGACAACATCTTGACCGCGATCGACATCGCCACCCGCGCGGTGCTATTCCAAGTGCCCGTCGGCGAAGAACCGGAAGGCGTTGCGGTCAGTCCCGACGGAAAGACGGCGGTATCGACCTCGGAGACCGACAGCGCGATCGACTGGGTCGATATCGCCTCGAAGAAGGTGATCGCCGAAACGCCGGTCGGCGATCGTCCGCGTCACGTCGAGTTCACCCGCGACGGCAGGTTCCTGTGGGCGAGTTCCGAGATCGGCGGCAACGTCGCGATCATCGACACGGCGACGCACAAGATCGTGAAGACGATCGAGTTCAAGATCGACAACGTGTTCCAGGACAAGGTGCTGCCGGTCGGCATCCGCTTCACGCCGGACCAGAAGCTCGCAGTGGTCGCGCTCGGCCGCGCGGATCATATCGCGATCGTCGATGTCGCGAGCGCGAAGGTGCTGTCCTACGTCCCCGTCGGGCGGCGCGTCTGGCACGTCGGGATCGGAACAGGCGGTAGTGGGGAGGGTACTCGCGTGTTCACGGCCAATGGACTTTCGGACAATGTCTCGGTGGTCGATATCGCCTCTCCCAAGGTCGTCGCCACCATTCCCGCAGGGCGCGCGCCTTGGGGGGTCGCGATCCGACCCTAG
- a CDS encoding DUF779 domain-containing protein translates to MTPARILSTPAADALIARLAEIHGPLMFHQSGGCCDGSAPMCYPAGEFRVGGQDVLLGSIAANADGSGVPVWIGAAQFEYWRHTQVTIDVVPGRGAGFSLEGPEGLRFIIRSRVFSDAEVDALDAAGEPARGG, encoded by the coding sequence ATGACCCCCGCCCGCATCCTCTCAACTCCCGCCGCCGACGCATTAATCGCGCGCCTCGCCGAGATACATGGCCCGTTGATGTTCCACCAGTCCGGAGGCTGTTGCGACGGCTCCGCGCCGATGTGCTATCCTGCGGGAGAGTTCCGCGTCGGCGGGCAGGACGTGCTGCTCGGGAGCATCGCCGCCAATGCGGATGGCAGCGGCGTCCCCGTCTGGATCGGTGCGGCGCAGTTCGAATATTGGCGGCACACGCAGGTGACGATCGACGTCGTCCCCGGTCGCGGCGCGGGCTTTTCGCTGGAGGGTCCCGAAGGGCTGCGCTTCATCATCCGCAGCCGCGTGTTCAGCGATGCCGAGGTCGATGCGCTCGACGCCGCGGGCGAGCCGGCACGCGGCGGGTGA
- the adh gene encoding aldehyde dehydrogenase, whose protein sequence is MLQQALDALKGDIAMRSKYDNYIGGDWVAPVKGQYFDNPSPVTGKTVCQVARGTSEDIELALDAAHKAKDAWGRTSPAERAIILNKIADRMESKLSLLALVETIDNGKPIRETTHADLPLAIDHFRYFAGCIRAQEGSLSEIDHDTVAYHFHEPLGVVGQIIPWNFPILMAVWKLAPALAAGNCIVLKPAEQTPMSIMVLMDVIGDLLPPGVLNVVNGFGVEAGKPLAQNKRISKIAFTGETTTGRLIMQYATENLIPVTLELGGKSPNIFFADVMDQDDDFLDKALEGFTMFALNQGEICTCPSRALIHESIYDRFIERAIKRVEAISMGNPLDPGTMIGAQASNDQLEKILSYIDIGRDEGAKVLTGGGRKQHDGEFSDGYYVQPTILEGHNKMRVFQEEIFGPVLAVTTFRDEAHALELANDTLYGLGAGVWSRNGTTAYRMGRGIQAGRVWTNCYHHYPAHAAFGGYKQSGIGRENHKMMLDHYQQTKNLLVSYSPKALGFF, encoded by the coding sequence ATGCTGCAGCAGGCACTGGACGCGCTGAAGGGCGATATCGCGATGCGCTCCAAATACGACAATTATATCGGCGGCGACTGGGTAGCGCCGGTCAAGGGCCAGTATTTCGACAATCCCTCGCCGGTCACCGGCAAGACGGTGTGCCAGGTCGCGCGCGGGACGTCCGAGGATATCGAGTTGGCGCTGGACGCCGCGCACAAGGCGAAGGACGCCTGGGGTCGCACCTCGCCAGCCGAGCGTGCGATCATCCTGAACAAGATCGCCGACCGCATGGAAAGCAAGCTCAGCCTGCTCGCGCTCGTCGAGACGATCGACAACGGCAAGCCGATCCGCGAGACGACGCATGCTGATCTGCCGCTGGCGATCGACCATTTCCGCTATTTCGCCGGCTGCATCCGCGCGCAGGAAGGCAGCCTGTCGGAGATCGACCACGACACCGTCGCCTATCACTTCCACGAGCCTTTGGGCGTCGTCGGGCAGATCATCCCGTGGAACTTCCCGATCCTGATGGCGGTGTGGAAGCTCGCGCCGGCGCTCGCTGCGGGCAATTGCATCGTGCTGAAGCCGGCGGAGCAGACGCCGATGTCAATTATGGTGCTGATGGACGTGATCGGTGACCTGCTGCCGCCGGGCGTGCTCAACGTCGTCAACGGCTTCGGCGTCGAGGCGGGCAAGCCGCTGGCGCAGAACAAGCGCATCTCGAAGATCGCGTTCACCGGCGAGACGACCACCGGCCGCCTGATTATGCAGTATGCGACCGAGAACCTGATCCCGGTTACGCTGGAACTGGGCGGCAAATCGCCTAACATCTTCTTCGCCGACGTGATGGATCAGGACGACGACTTCCTCGACAAGGCGCTGGAAGGCTTCACGATGTTCGCGCTCAACCAGGGCGAGATCTGCACGTGTCCCAGCCGCGCGCTGATCCACGAATCGATCTACGACCGGTTCATCGAACGCGCGATCAAGCGCGTCGAGGCGATCAGCATGGGCAACCCGCTCGATCCCGGCACGATGATCGGCGCACAGGCATCGAACGACCAGCTCGAGAAGATCCTGTCGTACATCGACATCGGTCGCGACGAAGGCGCCAAGGTGCTGACCGGCGGCGGGCGCAAGCAGCATGACGGGGAATTCTCGGACGGCTATTACGTCCAGCCGACGATCCTCGAAGGCCACAACAAGATGCGCGTGTTCCAGGAGGAGATCTTCGGACCGGTGCTGGCGGTGACGACGTTCCGCGATGAGGCGCATGCGCTGGAGCTGGCGAACGACACGCTGTACGGCCTTGGCGCGGGCGTGTGGTCGCGCAACGGCACGACCGCGTACCGCATGGGCCGCGGCATCCAGGCCGGGCGCGTGTGGACCAACTGCTATCACCATTACCCCGCGCACGCGGCGTTTGGCGGGTACAAGCAGTCGGGCATCGGGCGCGAGAATCACAAGATGATGCTGGATCATTATCAGCAGACGAAGAATCTGCTGGTGAGCTACAGCCCCAAGGCGCTGGGCTTCTTCTGA
- a CDS encoding methanol/ethanol family PQQ-dependent dehydrogenase: MFAAPLLAADETAPAAAPVAAPAPVAAAAGAGPTDADLMNDEKTPENVLTYGMGPRAQRFSTITQINSSNVGRMVPAFTASLGGEKQRGQESQPLVYDGTIYVTGSYSRLFAFDAKTGEEKWQYDARLPDAIVPCCDVVNRGAAIYGDKIIFGTLDARLVALNRNTGKVIWNKQIADYKAGYSFTAAPMIVKGKVIVGNSGGEFGAVGEVQARDVNTGELIWSRPTIEGHMGMMNGQPNGITGKTNATWQGDQWKTGGGATWLGGTYDPDTNLIFMGTGNPAPWNSHLRPGDNLYTASTLGIDPDSGQVKWAYQTTPHDGWDFDGVNELIPFDAMRGGKMMKLGAKADRNGYFFIIDRTNGKLQQATPFVSKITWANGFNLKTGRPNYVDANRPGAPTAEKGTTVFSAPAFLGAKNWMPMSYSQQTGMFYVPSNEWGMDIWNEPIAYKKGAAYLGAGFTIKPLYDDHIGVLRAIDPATGKIAWEYKNKAPLWGGVLSTAGNLVFTGTPEGYLKAFDAKSGKELWKFNTGSGVVGSPVTWTDDGEQYVAVMSGWGGAVPLWGGEVAKAVQHINQGGALWVFKLPKS, encoded by the coding sequence ATGTTCGCCGCGCCGCTGCTAGCCGCCGACGAGACGGCACCCGCCGCCGCGCCGGTCGCCGCCCCTGCCCCCGTGGCGGCTGCCGCCGGGGCCGGCCCGACCGACGCCGATCTGATGAACGACGAGAAGACGCCCGAGAACGTGCTGACGTACGGCATGGGCCCGCGCGCGCAGCGCTTCAGCACGATCACGCAGATCAACAGCTCGAACGTCGGCCGCATGGTCCCCGCCTTCACCGCATCCTTGGGCGGCGAGAAGCAGCGCGGCCAGGAATCGCAGCCGCTCGTCTACGACGGCACGATCTACGTCACCGGCTCGTACAGCCGCCTGTTCGCCTTCGACGCGAAGACCGGCGAGGAAAAGTGGCAGTATGACGCGCGTCTGCCCGATGCGATCGTGCCGTGCTGCGACGTCGTCAATCGCGGTGCCGCGATCTACGGCGACAAGATCATCTTCGGCACGCTCGATGCGCGCCTCGTCGCGCTCAACCGCAACACCGGCAAGGTGATCTGGAACAAGCAGATCGCCGACTACAAGGCGGGCTACAGCTTCACCGCCGCGCCGATGATCGTGAAGGGCAAGGTGATCGTCGGCAATTCGGGCGGCGAATTCGGCGCGGTCGGCGAGGTGCAGGCGCGCGACGTCAACACCGGCGAGCTGATCTGGTCGCGCCCGACGATCGAGGGCCATATGGGCATGATGAACGGCCAGCCCAACGGCATCACCGGCAAGACCAACGCGACCTGGCAGGGCGACCAGTGGAAGACCGGCGGCGGTGCGACCTGGCTGGGCGGTACATACGATCCCGACACCAACCTGATCTTCATGGGCACGGGCAACCCCGCGCCGTGGAACAGCCACCTGCGCCCCGGCGACAACCTCTACACCGCCTCGACGCTCGGCATCGATCCCGACTCGGGTCAAGTGAAATGGGCCTATCAGACGACCCCGCACGACGGCTGGGACTTTGACGGCGTCAACGAACTGATCCCGTTCGATGCGATGCGTGGCGGGAAGATGATGAAGCTCGGCGCCAAGGCCGATCGCAACGGCTATTTCTTCATCATCGACCGCACCAACGGCAAGCTGCAGCAGGCGACGCCCTTCGTTTCCAAGATCACCTGGGCGAACGGCTTCAACCTGAAGACCGGCCGGCCGAACTATGTCGACGCCAACCGTCCGGGCGCACCGACCGCGGAGAAGGGCACGACCGTGTTCTCGGCCCCCGCGTTCCTTGGCGCGAAGAACTGGATGCCGATGTCCTACAGCCAGCAGACGGGCATGTTCTACGTGCCGTCGAACGAATGGGGCATGGACATCTGGAACGAGCCGATCGCCTACAAGAAGGGCGCGGCGTATCTGGGTGCCGGCTTCACGATCAAGCCGCTGTACGACGACCATATCGGCGTGCTCCGCGCGATCGATCCGGCGACGGGCAAGATCGCCTGGGAATACAAGAACAAGGCACCGCTCTGGGGCGGCGTGCTGAGCACCGCAGGCAACCTCGTCTTCACCGGAACGCCCGAGGGCTATCTCAAGGCGTTCGACGCCAAGAGCGGCAAGGAACTGTGGAAGTTCAATACCGGATCGGGCGTGGTGGGCTCGCCCGTCACCTGGACCGATGACGGCGAGCAGTATGTCGCGGTGATGTCGGGCTGGGGCGGCGCGGTGCCGCTGTGGGGCGGCGAAGTCGCCAAGGCGGTTCAGCATATCAACCAGGGCGGCGCTCTCTGGGTGTTCAAGCTGCCGAAATCGTGA
- the pedF gene encoding cytochrome c-550 PedF produces MKKPRSSTLALIVASGIATAAITGNLLAHGNVLPQPVDTTALPAIGDAWLTKNPFRADPKVYAAAQKIGESAYGQNCARCHGLEAISGGIAPDLRYLDAGEAGDEWFMDRFQHGAARDGKVYMPPMGDILGQKAGWAIRSWLDSKHQE; encoded by the coding sequence ATGAAAAAGCCCCGTTCCTCGACCCTTGCGCTGATTGTCGCAAGCGGCATCGCCACCGCCGCGATCACCGGCAACCTGCTCGCGCACGGCAACGTCCTGCCGCAGCCGGTCGACACCACCGCATTGCCGGCGATCGGCGATGCGTGGTTGACCAAGAACCCGTTCCGCGCCGATCCCAAGGTCTATGCCGCCGCGCAGAAGATCGGTGAAAGCGCTTATGGCCAGAATTGCGCGCGCTGCCACGGGCTTGAGGCGATCTCGGGCGGGATCGCGCCCGACCTGCGGTATCTCGATGCGGGCGAGGCGGGCGACGAATGGTTCATGGACCGCTTCCAGCACGGCGCGGCGCGCGACGGGAAGGTCTACATGCCACCGATGGGGGATATTCTGGGGCAGAAGGCCGGCTGGGCGATCCGCTCCTGGCTTGATTCGAAGCACCAGGAATGA
- a CDS encoding hybrid sensor histidine kinase/response regulator has protein sequence MATRAANDDSDRITELEREVAKLRRINTALMDRVERSTDLQGNAFSLFETAISLEGKVRERTTDLERTLGELAQSNAALAVAKEQADDAQLRLRDAIESINEGFAIFDADDRLVLCNQTYLGLWPNIAARIVPGVSFAEIAAMIGKDGTTLGAMVAPDRWVSERMAQRMVAGGGTVHALADGRWIQINELRTSDGGIVGVYTDITEVKAEDARLRTRELAEKSAILQATLDTIPQGVCVYDAERRLVAWNDPLLAVIGLPADGISYITTHDGLVRACTDLNGPMEENRPLDWLGEDAPETVSRRHHAGGKVVEVRRAPMPGGGMVMSFGDITESIRAARSLKETNETLERRVEERTADINAVNRALSQENAERLAVEAELREAKTAAEQANISKTRFLAAASHDLLQPLNAARLFVAALSDRRLALPTRALVRQTGSALDSVEDLLEALLEISRLDAGAITVDPIDFALDELLRSMKAEFLPIARERGLVLKIEESGQWVRSDPRLLRRILQNLISNGLRYTTHGSIEVTVTLHDGALEIAVTDTGMGIAPEHHAEVFEEFRRIGDTGRGIGLGLAIVQRATRMLGHGMTLESRIGQGSRFALIVPPGQPRTVAEVAIAPVRRGQLDGQAILVIDNEAAILEGMAVLLRGWGCNVAGARDATAAVAKAAIARPTVLIADYHLDDDATGDAAIDAVRASCNADIPAIMITADRTPELRDRLSARGLHVLQKPVKPAQLRALLTRLTH, from the coding sequence ATGGCAACGCGCGCCGCCAACGACGACAGCGACCGGATCACCGAGCTCGAGCGCGAAGTTGCCAAGCTCCGCCGGATCAACACCGCGCTGATGGACCGGGTCGAGCGCTCGACCGACCTCCAGGGGAATGCCTTTTCGCTGTTCGAGACCGCGATCAGCCTGGAGGGCAAGGTGCGCGAGCGCACCACCGATCTCGAACGTACGCTTGGCGAACTTGCACAAAGCAACGCCGCGCTTGCCGTCGCCAAGGAGCAGGCGGACGACGCGCAGTTGAGGCTGCGCGACGCGATCGAGAGCATCAACGAAGGCTTCGCGATCTTCGACGCGGACGACCGGCTGGTGCTGTGCAACCAGACCTATCTCGGTCTGTGGCCGAACATCGCCGCCCGCATCGTGCCGGGGGTGAGTTTCGCCGAGATCGCCGCGATGATCGGCAAGGACGGTACGACGCTAGGCGCGATGGTCGCGCCCGATCGCTGGGTGTCGGAGCGGATGGCGCAGCGCATGGTGGCGGGCGGCGGCACCGTCCATGCGCTGGCCGATGGACGCTGGATCCAGATCAACGAATTGCGGACGAGCGACGGCGGGATCGTCGGCGTCTATACCGACATCACCGAGGTGAAGGCCGAGGATGCCCGGCTGCGCACGCGCGAGCTGGCCGAGAAGAGCGCGATCCTGCAGGCGACGCTCGACACGATCCCGCAGGGCGTATGCGTGTACGATGCCGAGCGGCGGCTGGTCGCGTGGAACGATCCGCTGCTCGCGGTGATCGGGCTGCCAGCGGACGGCATCTCCTATATCACGACGCATGACGGGCTGGTGCGTGCCTGCACCGACCTCAACGGTCCGATGGAGGAGAACCGCCCGCTCGACTGGCTGGGCGAGGACGCGCCGGAAACCGTATCGCGGCGACATCATGCCGGCGGCAAGGTGGTCGAGGTGCGCCGCGCGCCAATGCCGGGCGGGGGCATGGTGATGAGTTTCGGCGACATCACCGAGAGCATCCGCGCCGCGCGCTCGCTCAAGGAGACCAACGAGACGCTGGAACGCCGTGTCGAGGAGCGCACCGCGGACATCAACGCGGTCAATCGCGCGCTGAGCCAGGAGAATGCCGAACGCCTGGCGGTGGAGGCGGAACTGCGCGAGGCCAAGACCGCGGCCGAACAGGCGAACATTTCCAAGACCCGCTTCCTGGCGGCGGCGAGCCACGATCTGTTGCAGCCGTTGAACGCCGCGCGGCTATTCGTCGCGGCGCTGAGCGATCGCCGACTGGCGCTGCCGACGCGCGCGCTGGTGCGACAAACCGGATCGGCACTCGACTCGGTCGAGGATTTGCTCGAGGCGCTGCTCGAGATATCGCGGCTCGATGCCGGTGCGATCACGGTCGACCCGATCGACTTCGCGCTGGACGAATTGCTGCGCAGCATGAAGGCGGAATTCTTGCCGATCGCGCGTGAGCGCGGGCTGGTGCTGAAGATCGAGGAGAGTGGGCAATGGGTCCGCTCCGACCCCCGGCTGTTGCGGCGAATCCTGCAGAACCTCATCTCGAACGGGCTGCGCTACACGACGCACGGATCGATTGAGGTGACGGTGACGCTGCATGACGGCGCGCTGGAGATCGCGGTGACCGACACCGGGATGGGCATCGCACCGGAACATCATGCCGAAGTGTTCGAGGAATTCCGCCGCATCGGTGATACCGGGCGCGGCATCGGCCTGGGCCTTGCGATCGTGCAGCGTGCGACGCGCATGCTGGGTCACGGCATGACACTGGAATCGCGCATCGGGCAGGGCTCGCGGTTTGCGCTGATCGTTCCGCCGGGTCAGCCGCGCACGGTTGCCGAAGTGGCAATCGCCCCGGTGCGACGCGGGCAACTCGACGGGCAGGCGATCCTGGTGATCGACAACGAAGCCGCGATCCTCGAGGGGATGGCGGTGCTGCTGCGAGGCTGGGGCTGCAATGTCGCCGGCGCACGCGATGCCACTGCGGCGGTGGCCAAGGCTGCGATCGCACGGCCGACCGTGCTGATCGCAGACTATCATCTCGACGACGATGCGACCGGCGACGCGGCGATCGATGCGGTACGTGCCAGTTGCAACGCGGATATTCCGGCGATCATGATCACCGCAGATCGCACGCCGGAACTGCGCGACCGGCTGAGTGCGCGGGGGCTGCATGTCCTGCAGAAGCCGGTGAAGCCGGCGCAGTTGCGCGCGTTGCTGACGCGGCTGACGCATTGA